In Anaeromusa acidaminophila DSM 3853, one genomic interval encodes:
- a CDS encoding chemotaxis protein CheW, producing the protein MEEVQVNQELKLDELQMVIFRLANEEYALPITKVQEINRLVPITKMPQTPSFVEGIINLRGRIIPVLDMRKRFQLEAGAYNDDTRIIIVEVSGQTIGVIVDAVAEVIRLSQSEIEPPPPSFVLDAKYIQGVGKVDGRLLILLEIDSIITSDEEIMLKQINA; encoded by the coding sequence ATGGAAGAAGTTCAAGTCAATCAAGAACTGAAGCTCGATGAATTACAGATGGTGATCTTCCGTTTGGCCAATGAGGAATATGCTTTACCCATTACCAAAGTGCAAGAGATCAATCGTTTAGTGCCGATTACCAAAATGCCGCAGACTCCTTCCTTTGTGGAAGGAATCATTAATTTACGAGGACGCATTATTCCTGTTTTGGACATGCGCAAGCGATTTCAGTTGGAAGCAGGAGCCTATAATGACGATACTCGTATTATTATCGTGGAAGTATCCGGGCAGACTATTGGCGTAATTGTTGATGCGGTAGCCGAGGTAATTCGCCTGTCGCAATCGGAAATTGAACCGCCGCCGCCATCCTTTGTGTTAGATGCGAAATATATACAAGGCGTTGGCAAAGTGGATGGACGACTACTCATCTTACTGGAAATTGACAGCATCATTACCTCTGATGAAGAAATAATGCTGAAGCAAATTAACGCATGA
- a CDS encoding IS3 family transposase, with product MKREMYYGRKFTSRMELIHAIRSYIHYYNFDRLQRKLGVMTPYEYHEHYSAA from the coding sequence CTGAAGCGCGAGATGTACTATGGCCGGAAATTTACCAGTAGAATGGAATTGATACATGCAATCCGCAGCTATATCCACTACTACAACTTTGACCGATTACAACGAAAGCTGGGCGTTATGACACCTTATGAATACCACGAACACTACAGCGCTGCATAA